One stretch of Streptomyces agglomeratus DNA includes these proteins:
- a CDS encoding glycoside hydrolase family 35 protein translates to MADFTVGESDFELDGRPVRLLSGALHYFRVHEGQWGHRLAMLRAMGLNCVETYVPWNLHEPEPGRLRDAGALGRFLDAARKAGLWAVVRPGPYICAEWENGGLPHWLTGALGTRVRTRDAEYLAHVERWFGQLLPQVVARQIDRGGPVIMVQVENEYGSYGSDQVYLRHLTAFLRECGVSVPLFTSDGPEDHMLTGGSVPGVLATANFGSGAREGFETLRRYQPSGPLMCMEFWCGWFGHWGAEPVVRDPADAAAALNEILRCGASVNIYMAHGGTNFAGWSGANRSGRLHGGELQPTVTSYDYDAPVDEYGRPTEKFWLFRDLLALYQDGGAPLPGLPAAPDVLGEPVRAGITQWAPLGDVLEVLGGPETERAMPPTFEDLGVDRGLVRYRVEVPGPRQAYPLGVTGLRDRAVVYVDGVRAGVLDGGADDYAALEEPVAGPASVELWVESLGRVNYGPRVAEPKGITGGVLHERQYLHGVRARGLSLDSFEDAGAVGKVPYRSPEAGASGLFRGTFEVRGAGDASLRLPGWERGFVWVNGFCLGRYWAVGPQESLYVPGPVLREGTNEVWVLELESSGERSPELS, encoded by the coding sequence GTGGCTGACTTCACGGTGGGTGAGTCGGACTTCGAGCTGGACGGGCGGCCGGTGCGGCTGCTGTCGGGGGCGTTGCACTACTTCCGGGTGCACGAGGGGCAGTGGGGGCACCGGCTCGCGATGCTGCGCGCCATGGGGCTGAACTGCGTGGAGACGTACGTTCCGTGGAACCTGCACGAGCCGGAGCCCGGGCGGCTGCGTGACGCGGGGGCCCTGGGCCGGTTCCTGGACGCGGCGCGGAAGGCGGGGCTGTGGGCCGTCGTGCGCCCTGGGCCGTACATCTGCGCCGAGTGGGAGAACGGCGGGCTGCCGCACTGGCTGACCGGTGCGCTCGGCACGCGCGTGCGCACGCGCGACGCGGAGTACCTGGCGCACGTGGAACGGTGGTTCGGGCAGTTGCTGCCGCAGGTGGTGGCCCGGCAGATCGACCGGGGCGGCCCGGTGATCATGGTGCAGGTCGAGAACGAGTACGGCAGCTACGGGTCGGACCAGGTGTATCTGCGGCACCTGACGGCGTTCCTGCGGGAGTGCGGGGTGAGCGTTCCGCTGTTCACTTCCGACGGTCCCGAGGACCACATGCTGACGGGCGGTTCGGTGCCGGGGGTGCTCGCGACGGCGAACTTCGGGTCGGGGGCGCGCGAGGGCTTCGAGACGCTGCGCCGGTACCAGCCGTCGGGTCCCCTGATGTGCATGGAGTTCTGGTGCGGCTGGTTCGGCCACTGGGGTGCGGAGCCTGTCGTACGGGACCCCGCGGACGCGGCGGCGGCGCTGAACGAGATTCTCCGGTGCGGCGCCTCGGTGAACATCTACATGGCGCACGGGGGCACGAACTTCGCGGGCTGGTCGGGAGCGAACCGTTCCGGGCGGCTCCACGGGGGCGAGCTCCAGCCGACCGTGACGTCGTACGACTACGACGCGCCGGTCGACGAGTACGGCCGTCCCACGGAGAAGTTCTGGCTGTTCCGCGATCTGCTGGCGCTCTACCAGGACGGCGGGGCGCCGCTGCCGGGCCTGCCGGCCGCGCCCGACGTGCTGGGTGAGCCGGTACGGGCCGGGATCACGCAGTGGGCGCCGCTCGGCGACGTACTGGAGGTGCTCGGTGGACCGGAGACCGAGCGCGCGATGCCGCCGACGTTCGAGGACCTGGGGGTCGACCGGGGGCTTGTCCGCTACCGGGTGGAGGTGCCGGGGCCTCGGCAGGCGTATCCGCTGGGCGTGACGGGGCTGCGGGACCGGGCGGTGGTGTACGTCGATGGGGTCCGGGCGGGGGTGCTCGACGGCGGGGCGGACGACTACGCGGCGCTGGAGGAGCCGGTCGCGGGGCCGGCTTCGGTGGAGCTGTGGGTGGAGTCGTTGGGGCGGGTCAACTACGGGCCGCGTGTCGCCGAGCCGAAGGGCATCACGGGCGGCGTTCTGCACGAGCGGCAGTACCTGCACGGCGTGCGGGCGCGGGGGCTGTCCCTGGACTCGTTCGAGGACGCGGGCGCGGTGGGGAAGGTCCCGTACCGTTCCCCGGAAGCGGGCGCGTCGGGACTGTTCCGGGGAACGTTCGAAGTCCGGGGTGCGGGTGACGCGTCGCTGAGGCTCCCGGGCTGGGAACGGGGCTTCGTCTGGGTGAACGGCTTCTGTCTGGGCCGGTACTGGGCGGTGGGCCCGCAGGAGTCGTTGTACGTTCCCGGGCCCGTTCTGCGGGAGGGTACGAACGAGGTGTGGGTGCTGGAGCTGGAGAGTTCCGGGGAGCGCTCCCCGGAACTCTCCTGA